In Alphaproteobacteria bacterium US3C007, one genomic interval encodes:
- a CDS encoding MBL fold metallo-hydrolase encodes MNYLALLGTKGGPAIRPGSTMPTAHLLHLEGCPIVIDCGLGVARGLIDQGLALKDIRHIFITHLHSDHYLELGPLLHTAWTAGLTKIVQIYGPAGLDAYWAGFLTSMQADIDLRIADEGRPDLRRLVRFHVIDTPDVVQLGDIQVSALRNIHPPLVDTFALSFKTARSHVVFSGDTAYFPDLAGFAQGADLLVHEAMLEAAIEALLTRVGNGDERLRAHFYAAHSTAAEAAKIAVAANVKALALNHLIPSDDPDFGEAEWLAAIRPIWDGPFYLGHDGLRIAF; translated from the coding sequence TTGAATTATCTGGCGTTACTTGGCACCAAAGGTGGCCCTGCAATCCGCCCCGGCTCTACAATGCCCACCGCGCATCTTTTGCACTTAGAGGGCTGCCCGATTGTCATAGATTGCGGTTTGGGCGTGGCTCGGGGCTTGATTGATCAAGGCTTGGCGTTGAAAGATATTCGTCATATTTTTATCACGCATTTGCATTCGGATCATTATTTAGAACTGGGCCCTTTGTTGCACACGGCTTGGACCGCCGGGCTCACTAAGATTGTGCAGATATACGGACCTGCCGGGCTTGATGCCTATTGGGCAGGGTTTCTGACCTCGATGCAGGCGGATATCGATCTGCGTATCGCGGATGAAGGGCGCCCGGATTTGCGCCGGCTGGTGCGTTTTCATGTGATCGATACACCAGATGTGGTGCAACTGGGCGATATTCAGGTTTCGGCCTTGCGCAATATCCACCCGCCATTGGTGGACACGTTTGCCTTATCGTTTAAAACGGCGCGTTCGCATGTCGTGTTTAGCGGCGATACGGCGTATTTTCCGGATCTGGCCGGGTTCGCGCAAGGGGCTGATCTTTTGGTGCATGAGGCAATGCTGGAAGCAGCGATTGAGGCGTTGCTGACCCGGGTTGGCAATGGTGATGAACGCTTGCGGGCGCATTTTTATGCTGCGCATAGCACGGCGGCAGAGGCTGCAAAGATTGCGGTGGCTGCCAACGTAAAAGCCTTGGCGTTGAACCACCTTATCCCGTCGGATGATCCAGATTTTGGCGAAGCTGAGTGGCTGGCCGCCATTCGCCCGATATGGGATGGTCCGTTTTATCTGGGTCATGATGGGCTGCGGATCGCGTTTTAA
- a CDS encoding DUF1285 domain-containing protein produces MSAEKIPSPSAEGLAQAARAASDGRKLPPVHLWNPPFCGDLDMRIARDGTWFYQGTPIGRFELVRLFSSILRKDGDSYVLVTPVEKVGITVDDAPFVAVDFENIGTPDRPVLCFETHVGDFSQAGRENPIRVEKHPETGEPAPYIHIRAGLEALIDRKSFYRLVERGEQAEHQGQTWYGIYSDGVFFPIILADELN; encoded by the coding sequence ATGAGTGCAGAAAAAATACCATCGCCCAGTGCTGAAGGGCTGGCGCAGGCTGCAAGAGCCGCCAGCGACGGGCGCAAATTGCCGCCTGTCCACTTGTGGAATCCGCCATTTTGCGGGGATCTGGATATGCGCATCGCCCGCGACGGCACCTGGTTTTATCAGGGCACGCCCATCGGCCGCTTCGAGCTGGTGCGGCTATTTTCATCCATCCTGCGCAAGGACGGAGATAGCTACGTCTTGGTTACCCCGGTTGAGAAAGTGGGAATCACCGTCGATGACGCCCCCTTTGTGGCTGTCGATTTTGAAAATATCGGCACCCCAGATAGGCCCGTTTTGTGCTTTGAAACGCATGTTGGTGATTTTTCGCAAGCCGGGCGGGAAAACCCCATTCGCGTTGAAAAGCACCCAGAAACTGGCGAGCCCGCGCCCTATATTCATATCCGAGCCGGGCTAGAGGCTTTGATCGATCGCAAAAGCTTTTACCGCTTGGTCGAGCGGGGCGAACAAGCCGAGCATCAGGGCCAAACTTGGTATGGCATTTATTCCGATGGGGTGTTTTTTCCGATTATTCTAGCAGATGAGCTCAATTAA
- a CDS encoding MoxR family ATPase has translation MSSSQDIADQIEDLTADLARMKAEIAKKFIGQKSVIDLSLTALLSGGHGLLVGVPGLGKTLLVNTLGHVLGLHTQRVQFTPDLMPADILGSEILETKPDGARQFKFIEGPIFSQLLMADEINRASPRTQSALLQAMQEGQVSIAGQTRPLPQPFHVLATQNPIEQEGTYPLPEAQLDRFLLQITLDYPDRETEREILLETTGVGQVRVEQVFDPARLMAAQRVVRQMPIGNSVVNFILDLVRACRPEDASASKELCDTVAWGPGPRAAQSLMLSARAWALLNGRLSPSVQDVLALAVPVLAHRMALRYSAQANGVDLSDLIRRIADQLDHARAAA, from the coding sequence ATGTCTTCGTCACAGGATATTGCGGATCAGATAGAAGATCTAACGGCAGATTTGGCCCGGATGAAGGCCGAAATTGCTAAGAAATTCATCGGTCAGAAATCGGTTATAGATCTAAGCCTGACCGCGCTGTTATCGGGGGGGCATGGATTGTTGGTTGGGGTGCCTGGGCTGGGAAAAACCCTGCTCGTGAACACGTTAGGGCACGTGCTGGGGCTGCACACCCAACGCGTGCAATTTACACCTGATCTGATGCCGGCTGATATTTTAGGGTCTGAAATATTGGAAACGAAGCCCGATGGGGCGCGGCAATTTAAGTTTATTGAGGGGCCGATTTTCAGCCAGCTTTTAATGGCAGATGAGATCAATCGCGCCAGCCCGCGCACGCAATCTGCCTTGCTGCAAGCGATGCAAGAAGGGCAAGTGTCGATCGCCGGGCAAACGCGCCCGCTGCCGCAGCCATTTCACGTTTTGGCCACTCAAAACCCAATTGAACAAGAAGGAACTTATCCGTTGCCAGAGGCGCAGCTGGACCGGTTTTTGCTACAAATCACTTTGGATTATCCAGATCGCGAGACCGAGCGCGAGATTTTGCTTGAAACCACCGGTGTGGGGCAGGTGCGGGTTGAGCAGGTGTTTGATCCGGCACGGTTGATGGCGGCGCAAAGGGTGGTTCGGCAAATGCCAATAGGAAACAGCGTGGTTAACTTTATCCTTGATTTGGTGCGCGCCTGTCGCCCCGAGGATGCGTCGGCGTCAAAAGAGCTATGCGATACGGTTGCGTGGGGCCCGGGGCCGCGCGCGGCGCAATCTTTAATGCTTTCTGCGCGCGCCTGGGCGCTTTTGAACGGCCGCTTATCGCCCTCGGTGCAGGATGTTCTGGCATTGGCTGTTCCCGTTTTGGCGCATCGCATGGCGTTGCGCTATTCGGCGCAGGCCAATGGGGTGGATTTGTCGGATCTTATTCGCCGTATTGCAGATCAGCTTGACCACGCGCGCGCTGCGGCATGA
- a CDS encoding DUF58 domain-containing protein produces the protein MSLAASLHGNAGQLADPLGALLLAADRLAQNALMGGHGRRRSGVGEDFWQYRPYQPQQDTLRAIDHRRSGKSDGYFVRQQEWRTAQSLQIWVDSARSMQFSSQTTPSKFQQAGVLALALAIAAEKAGEKVGLATTGLPPARGRKQIFRLADAFLKPGLEEYTTALEPVFLPNARALFISDFLGDLDPLKLALSKAVDAGINGVILQVLDPAEVEFPYRGRAVFQSPLKRLQHDSLQAADLRAQYLQRLAARRDGLANLAKDAGWQLIDYVSNANPISALLQLHKALGQEGRRG, from the coding sequence ATGAGTTTAGCAGCCTCTCTTCATGGCAATGCGGGGCAATTGGCGGACCCATTAGGGGCGTTGCTTTTGGCCGCAGACCGCTTGGCGCAAAACGCGCTGATGGGCGGGCATGGCCGCCGCCGGTCGGGTGTCGGTGAGGATTTCTGGCAATATCGGCCCTATCAACCGCAGCAGGATACGCTGCGGGCAATTGATCACCGCCGCTCGGGCAAAAGTGACGGGTATTTTGTGCGCCAGCAAGAATGGAGAACCGCGCAATCGCTTCAGATCTGGGTGGATAGCGCCCGCTCGATGCAATTTTCATCTCAAACGACCCCCTCAAAATTTCAGCAGGCGGGGGTTTTGGCTTTGGCGCTGGCGATTGCAGCTGAGAAAGCCGGTGAAAAAGTGGGTTTGGCGACCACAGGTTTGCCCCCAGCGCGTGGCCGTAAACAGATTTTCAGATTGGCGGATGCGTTTTTAAAACCTGGCCTTGAAGAATATACCACAGCTCTGGAACCGGTTTTCCTACCGAATGCCCGCGCGCTGTTCATCTCAGATTTTCTGGGAGATTTGGATCCGTTAAAACTGGCGTTGAGCAAAGCCGTTGATGCCGGAATTAATGGCGTGATATTGCAGGTTTTAGACCCCGCAGAGGTTGAGTTTCCTTATCGCGGGCGGGCTGTTTTTCAAAGCCCGCTTAAACGCCTGCAGCATGACAGTTTACAGGCGGCAGATTTGCGCGCGCAATATTTACAGCGCTTGGCGGCGCGGCGCGATGGATTGGCAAATTTAGCAAAAGACGCAGGCTGGCAGTTGATCGACTATGTCAGCAATGCAAACCCAATATCGGCCCTTTTACAATTGCATAAAGCGCTTGGCCAAGAGGGGCGCCGCGGCTGA